GTTCCCCCGGACGGCCTCGCCGAACAGGTCTGCGGGCGGCTGAAGAAAAAATACGCGTGGACGGTTCCTTCGGAAGCGATCGTATGGCTTCCGGGCGTGGTGAGCGGATTGAACCTCGCCTGCCGGAGCGTGGGTGAGGCCGGTGATCAAGTGGCTACCCTCACACCGGTGTACCCGCCTTTTT
Above is a window of Deltaproteobacteria bacterium DNA encoding:
- a CDS encoding aspartate aminotransferase; this translates as METFDFDRIIDRRNTGSLKWDRYHGRDILPLWVADMDFTAPPAVIDALRKRLDHGVFGYTVPPDGLAEQVCGRLKKKYAWTVPSEAIVWLPGVVSGLNLACRSVGEAGDQVATLTPVYPPF